Proteins from a single region of Granulicella tundricola MP5ACTX9:
- a CDS encoding LysR family transcriptional regulator — MRYFVELRHLRSFLAVAEALSFVRASERLHLSQPALTAQIQQLEEELGLLLFIRNKRSVRLSDAGVVFVDEARETLARAAKAIERVRKASLGEIGQLRIGFVSSAALEIVPKIVVAFQTRYPLVELDLINLRSSTQLEQLSANGLDVGFVRLPVNYKGLDFLPIHKEPFVVVLPVHHGLATKSKFSLGDLREERFVAYGRKWAPGFFDQIVSLCSAAGFTPNIVQETGEMYTAIALVAAGQGVAILPRSVVLAQGRGVVVKNLPGALRSEIAIAVKEGQQSRLVGNFISLARRPKIL; from the coding sequence ATGAGGTATTTCGTGGAGCTTCGTCATCTTCGATCGTTTCTTGCCGTGGCTGAGGCGCTGAGCTTTGTGCGCGCATCTGAGCGGCTGCATCTTTCACAGCCAGCGCTCACGGCTCAGATTCAGCAGCTCGAAGAAGAGCTGGGGCTTTTGTTGTTTATCCGAAACAAACGGAGTGTGCGGCTCTCAGATGCCGGCGTGGTGTTCGTGGACGAGGCGCGTGAGACGCTGGCGCGTGCCGCCAAGGCGATTGAACGGGTGCGGAAGGCATCGCTAGGTGAGATCGGTCAGCTACGGATTGGATTTGTTTCGTCCGCAGCGCTGGAGATTGTGCCGAAGATCGTGGTTGCGTTCCAGACTCGCTACCCGCTAGTGGAGCTGGATCTGATCAATCTTCGGAGTAGCACCCAGTTGGAACAGCTCTCGGCGAATGGGTTGGATGTTGGATTCGTCAGGCTGCCGGTCAACTATAAGGGGTTGGACTTCCTTCCGATTCATAAGGAGCCATTTGTTGTTGTGCTGCCGGTGCATCACGGACTCGCTACGAAGAGCAAGTTCTCACTGGGCGACCTACGGGAGGAACGCTTTGTGGCTTACGGGCGCAAGTGGGCTCCGGGCTTCTTCGATCAGATTGTTTCTCTGTGTTCCGCGGCAGGGTTTACGCCGAACATCGTGCAGGAGACGGGTGAGATGTACACCGCCATTGCACTGGTTGCTGCGGGACAGGGTGTGGCGATTCTGCCGAGGTCGGTTGTGCTGGCACAGGGACGTGGCGTGGTGGTGAAGAACCTGCCAGGAGCCTTGCGATCCGAGATTGCGATTGCCGTGAAGGAAGGGCAGCAGTCGCGGCTTGTGGGCAACTTCATTTCACTTGCGCGGCGACCTAAAATTCTCTGA
- a CDS encoding cupin domain-containing protein — MNITKDQETGIDTSRRNFLGRGSVALATVALAAVAQGQERAQVHKAEGDHSASNPGQENKTLLEQNPNSNTPPDTDHGDVGPIWYSFDLAHKRVQEGGWTHQVTARELPSSKDIAGVNMRLTAGSFRELHWHTADEWAYMLTGKARVTVLNPDGTIFIDDVEEGDLWFFPAGFPHSIQGLGPDGCEFLLVFDEGMFSEDGTFLLSEWIAHTPDEVLAKNLGLDPSELAKLPKDELYIFPSELPGSLAADRAEVGGARVQAPQQYTFKLKAMAPTKKTAGGEVRVVDSHNFAVSKSIAAGLVTVKPGGLREMHWHPNASEWQFYIAGKARMTVFMPTSRARTMDFNANDVGYVPPVAGHYIENTGDTDLVFLEIFKADEFQDVSLNNWIRRLPTQMVREHLNLDAASIRKIPAEKQEVIGR; from the coding sequence ATGAACATTACGAAGGATCAAGAGACTGGTATCGATACGTCCCGCAGGAACTTCCTGGGGCGGGGTTCCGTTGCGCTTGCCACGGTGGCGTTGGCTGCAGTTGCACAGGGGCAAGAGCGTGCACAAGTTCACAAGGCGGAAGGTGATCACTCGGCGAGCAATCCGGGGCAGGAGAATAAGACGCTGCTAGAGCAGAACCCCAACTCCAACACGCCTCCTGATACGGACCACGGAGATGTAGGGCCGATCTGGTACTCCTTCGACCTGGCCCATAAGCGGGTGCAGGAGGGCGGCTGGACGCATCAGGTGACGGCTCGCGAGCTGCCTTCCTCAAAGGACATTGCGGGTGTGAATATGCGCCTCACCGCAGGGAGCTTCCGCGAACTGCACTGGCATACCGCTGATGAATGGGCTTATATGCTGACGGGTAAGGCTCGGGTGACGGTGCTGAATCCGGATGGAACGATTTTCATCGACGATGTGGAAGAGGGAGATCTATGGTTCTTCCCGGCTGGATTTCCTCATTCGATTCAAGGGCTGGGGCCGGATGGCTGCGAGTTTCTGCTGGTGTTCGATGAGGGCATGTTCTCTGAGGATGGGACCTTCTTGCTTTCTGAGTGGATCGCGCATACACCGGATGAGGTGCTGGCGAAGAACCTTGGTCTGGATCCGAGTGAACTGGCTAAGCTACCGAAGGACGAGCTGTATATCTTTCCGTCTGAGCTTCCGGGATCGCTCGCGGCGGACCGTGCGGAGGTTGGCGGTGCGCGCGTGCAGGCGCCCCAGCAGTACACTTTCAAGCTGAAGGCGATGGCTCCGACTAAGAAGACTGCGGGCGGTGAGGTGCGGGTGGTTGACTCGCATAACTTTGCTGTTTCGAAGAGCATTGCCGCGGGGCTGGTCACGGTAAAGCCCGGTGGGTTGCGCGAGATGCACTGGCACCCGAATGCGTCGGAGTGGCAGTTTTATATTGCCGGAAAAGCGCGGATGACTGTGTTTATGCCGACGTCTCGCGCACGCACGATGGACTTCAATGCCAATGATGTCGGGTATGTGCCGCCTGTTGCCGGTCATTACATTGAGAACACGGGCGACACGGATCTGGTGTTCCTTGAGATCTTCAAGGCGGACGAGTTTCAGGACGTCTCACTCAACAACTGGATCCGGCGGCTTCCGACGCAGATGGTGCGGGAGCACCTCAATCTTGACGCTGCCTCGATACGCAAGATCCCTGCTGAGAAGCAAGAGGTCATTGGCCGCTAG